A section of the Mergibacter septicus genome encodes:
- a CDS encoding glycosyltransferase family 2 protein, whose protein sequence is MILNKILRVKQDSILNLLSNRLVRKFFVSFKIYLYFRLGMYKTVSEIAYKGNNFYTNFAKAISFSAIGNREMANYYIANLLDKYKNRKKKQKEKLSRMLNPYYPELSLSILENVGVKDTRYFSLLLALDKEIKIKTQEIRIPEDWLFYLNLYNTQSSIPLPVKQLEYLNGFLNDYQLEKMQLINQKRELNVFNLTCVCRKIYSENLPLVSILVTTFNSQESIEYCLKSLLLQTYSNIEVIVIDDNSTDNTLEIIIDFMREDKRIKLISLPYNIGTFSAKNIGLQYVKGEFVTCQDSDDYAHPRKIEEQIIPLLEDNNIICTVSDWIRLDNKGNAYSRFIYPIMRHNPASLMFRKEIVLNNIGYWDYVRIGADSEFYERLKLFFGSKSVKKIRKPLTFGAHRENSLMTSKDTGYDSNGLSNIRLEYWEAWRKWHIHCCKNKQLLKISGGLSHRPFSVPKEIEVDLNLVKKSIKELKLYY, encoded by the coding sequence ATGATTTTAAATAAAATATTGAGGGTGAAGCAGGATAGTATATTAAATTTACTTTCCAATAGGTTGGTTAGAAAATTTTTTGTTTCTTTTAAAATTTATCTTTATTTTAGATTGGGAATGTATAAAACTGTTTCTGAAATAGCCTATAAGGGAAATAACTTTTATACTAATTTTGCAAAAGCTATTTCTTTTTCTGCTATTGGTAATAGAGAAATGGCTAATTATTATATTGCTAATCTTTTAGATAAATATAAGAATAGAAAGAAAAAGCAGAAAGAAAAATTATCTAGAATGCTAAACCCATATTACCCTGAATTATCATTATCTATTTTAGAAAATGTTGGCGTAAAGGATACCCGTTATTTTTCTCTACTATTAGCATTGGATAAAGAAATAAAAATAAAAACTCAAGAAATAAGAATACCTGAAGATTGGTTGTTTTATTTAAATTTATATAATACTCAATCAAGCATTCCTTTACCTGTTAAACAATTAGAATATTTAAATGGTTTTCTTAATGATTATCAATTAGAGAAAATGCAGTTAATTAATCAGAAAAGGGAACTAAATGTATTTAATCTTACTTGTGTTTGTAGGAAAATATATTCTGAGAATTTGCCATTAGTCTCTATTTTAGTAACTACTTTTAATAGTCAAGAAAGTATAGAGTATTGTTTAAAATCTTTATTACTTCAAACATATTCTAATATAGAAGTTATCGTGATTGATGATAATAGTACAGATAATACATTAGAAATAATTATTGATTTTATGCGGGAAGATAAACGAATAAAATTAATTTCTTTACCTTATAATATAGGTACATTTTCTGCTAAAAATATTGGCTTACAGTATGTAAAAGGAGAATTTGTAACTTGTCAAGATTCTGATGATTATGCTCATCCAAGAAAGATAGAAGAACAAATTATTCCTTTATTGGAAGATAATAATATTATTTGTACTGTATCAGATTGGATTCGATTAGATAATAAAGGAAATGCTTATTCCCGTTTTATCTATCCTATTATGAGACATAATCCTGCATCACTGATGTTTAGAAAAGAGATTGTTTTAAATAATATTGGTTACTGGGATTATGTGAGAATTGGTGCGGATAGTGAATTTTATGAAAGGTTAAAGTTATTTTTTGGCAGTAAATCTGTAAAAAAGATTAGGAAGCCTTTGACATTCGGAGCCCACAGAGAAAACTCTTTAATGACTTCTAAAGATACTGGGTATGATAGTAACGGGCTTTCAAATATTCGTTTAGAGTATTGGGAAGCGTGGAGAAAATGGCATATTCATTGTTGTAAGAACAAGCAGCTTTTAAAAATAAGTGGAGGGTTATCTCATCGACCATTTTCAGTACCTAAAGAGATTGAAGTTGATTTAAATTTAGTTAAGAAAAGTATAAAAGAATTAAAATTATATTATTAA
- a CDS encoding DNA topoisomerase III, producing MRLFIAEKPSLARAIADVLPKPHQRKEGYIQCGAKDYVTWCVGHLLEQAEPDAYDPQFKQWRLEHLPIVPQIWRLSPKKNTSQQLKIIEKLIKQADIIVHAGDPDREGQLLIDEVFNYLKLPSTRRDQIQRCLISDLNPNAVTRAINKLQPNKNFVPLATSALARARADWLYGINMTRAYTIRGRQAGYQGVLSVGRVQTPVLGLIVRRDLEIEHFQPKDFFDVIAHIDQQDCTVVGDNQIQGFPFKAEWKPSKACEAYQDEEGRILLKALADNVARRITAQPAEVTEFIDKPEKENPPLPYSLSALQIDAGKRYGMSAQEVLDVCQRLYETHKLITYPRSDCRYLPEEHFKERLQILTAISQVDEDYQELPTGIEYERKGRCWNDKLVEAHHAIIPTAKASKNNLTVREKQIYHLIARQYLIQFYPEAIYRKTKISLNIVGGVFVAQSRGLASAGWRQLLGKEDPDNQDAVVALPQVKVGDILYCREGEVLTKQTQPPRPFTDATLLSAMTGIARFVQDKALKKILRETDGLGTEATRASIIELLFKRGFLTKKGRNIHSTETGRILIQSLPEIATQPDMTANWESQLEAISRKQESYQQFMAKLINTLPQLVQNIDPQKLTCLRQLNQINSNRKTTTKFKQNSNNKKSG from the coding sequence ATGCGTTTGTTTATTGCTGAAAAACCAAGTTTAGCCCGAGCGATTGCTGATGTGTTACCCAAACCACATCAGCGTAAGGAAGGGTATATTCAATGCGGTGCAAAAGATTATGTAACTTGGTGTGTCGGGCATTTGTTAGAGCAGGCAGAGCCTGATGCTTATGATCCGCAGTTTAAACAGTGGCGATTAGAGCATTTACCTATTGTCCCACAAATCTGGCGATTATCCCCGAAAAAAAACACTTCTCAACAATTAAAGATCATCGAAAAGCTGATTAAACAAGCCGATATCATTGTGCATGCTGGTGACCCAGATCGAGAAGGGCAATTATTAATTGATGAAGTGTTTAATTATCTGAAATTACCCTCAACTCGCCGAGATCAAATTCAACGTTGCCTGATTAGTGATCTCAATCCTAATGCTGTTACACGAGCAATTAACAAGTTACAACCAAATAAAAATTTTGTGCCATTAGCCACGTCTGCATTAGCGAGAGCAAGAGCAGATTGGTTATACGGTATTAATATGACGAGAGCCTATACCATTCGAGGACGACAAGCAGGATATCAAGGTGTGTTATCGGTTGGACGGGTACAAACCCCCGTATTAGGCTTAATTGTTCGCCGAGATTTAGAAATTGAACATTTTCAACCAAAAGATTTTTTTGATGTTATAGCCCATATTGATCAGCAAGATTGTACTGTAGTTGGCGATAATCAGATTCAAGGTTTTCCATTTAAAGCGGAATGGAAACCGAGTAAAGCTTGCGAAGCTTACCAAGATGAAGAAGGACGAATTTTGCTTAAAGCTTTAGCTGACAATGTTGCAAGGCGTATTACTGCGCAACCAGCTGAAGTAACAGAATTTATTGATAAACCTGAAAAAGAAAATCCACCTTTACCTTATTCTTTATCCGCATTACAAATAGATGCAGGAAAGCGTTATGGTATGTCGGCACAAGAGGTGTTAGATGTTTGTCAGCGTTTATATGAAACACATAAATTAATTACTTATCCACGTTCTGATTGTCGTTATTTACCTGAAGAGCATTTTAAAGAGCGGTTACAGATCTTGACAGCGATTAGTCAAGTTGATGAAGACTATCAAGAATTACCAACGGGGATAGAATATGAACGGAAAGGTCGTTGTTGGAATGATAAATTGGTTGAGGCACATCATGCCATTATTCCAACCGCTAAGGCGAGTAAAAATAACTTAACTGTAAGAGAAAAGCAGATCTACCATCTAATAGCTCGTCAATATTTAATTCAGTTTTATCCAGAAGCGATATATCGTAAAACCAAAATCAGCCTAAATATTGTAGGTGGTGTATTCGTTGCTCAATCTCGAGGATTAGCCTCTGCAGGTTGGCGACAATTACTTGGAAAAGAAGATCCTGATAATCAAGATGCGGTGGTCGCATTACCGCAGGTTAAAGTAGGTGATATTTTATATTGCCGTGAAGGAGAAGTGCTGACAAAACAAACTCAACCGCCTCGCCCTTTTACTGATGCTACATTGCTTTCAGCAATGACAGGGATAGCACGTTTTGTACAGGATAAAGCGTTAAAGAAAATTTTACGTGAAACTGATGGCTTGGGAACAGAAGCGACTCGAGCAAGTATCATCGAACTATTATTTAAACGTGGTTTTTTAACTAAAAAAGGGCGGAATATTCATAGCACTGAAACAGGCAGAATCTTAATTCAATCGCTACCAGAAATAGCAACTCAGCCAGATATGACCGCAAATTGGGAGTCGCAATTAGAAGCGATTAGTCGCAAACAGGAAAGTTATCAACAATTTATGGCGAAATTAATCAATACTTTGCCACAGCTCGTCCAGAATATAGATCCACAAAAATTAACTTGTTTAAGACAACTTAATCAGATTAACTCAAATAGAAAGACTACAACAAAATTCAAGCAAAACTCAAACAATAAAAAGAGTGGCTAA
- a CDS encoding capsular polysaccharide biosynthesis protein: MTKNNQYIYICFSKEMYKIKNLLSFIINPIIYISPYKPFIINNKNLKVLGWGLRPTTIKARKYAKKYNLPYIALEDGFLRSLGLGVTGNSPYSIVYDDIGIYYDTTRTSRLEQLILAKDITADIIHQAKQAIQLICYNKLSKYNHAPEIILKKEKYHSSVILIIDQTYGDMAVKYGQADQSDFDKMLDTAIDENPQAEIWIKTHPDVISGKKQGYLTNLNKYNKRVKLIIEDINPIYLLQQVDKVYCVTSQMGFEALLLNKKVVTFGLPWYAGWGLTDDRHKNIEILYKQKRRAKRSLIHLFAAAYLQYSRYIDPNTGKKGSIFDVINYLIKAKQLNQFLAGDIYCFGMSLWKQAIIKPYFNFPACKLHFIKGIKYLKTEIVNSNSKILVWGVGQAEIINYAKKHNLQILRIEDGFIRSIGLGSNLVPPLSLVIDDLGIYFDPTQPSRLEYIIQNHLFTDEDYIRGNKLLQQLLNYNIGKYNVGNHPFILNSDKKIILVPGQVEDDASIHFGSPKIKTNLDLLKQVRKDNPNAYILYKPHPDVLTGNRIGNIPSHLALEFADQIIENSNILDCIQQVDEVHTMTSLAGFEALLRNKIVHCYGLPFYSNWGLTIDKIHLSRRQRKVTVVELLVATLIYYPLYFNPETQQLTNVETIIYYLQNQKEKQNPKLDRSWFQKQVTKLKYLYKTLRN, from the coding sequence ATGACAAAAAATAATCAATATATTTATATTTGCTTTTCAAAAGAAATGTATAAAATTAAAAACTTATTATCTTTCATAATAAACCCTATTATTTATATATCTCCATATAAACCATTTATAATAAATAACAAGAATTTAAAAGTTTTAGGATGGGGATTGCGTCCAACAACAATCAAAGCCAGAAAATATGCTAAGAAATACAATCTTCCATATATTGCATTAGAAGATGGTTTTTTACGTTCATTGGGGCTAGGTGTAACTGGAAATTCACCATATTCAATAGTATATGACGATATAGGGATATACTATGACACTACTCGAACTTCTCGTTTAGAACAGTTAATTTTGGCAAAAGATATTACTGCTGATATTATTCATCAAGCAAAACAAGCAATACAATTAATTTGCTATAATAAATTATCCAAATATAATCACGCTCCTGAAATTATATTAAAAAAAGAAAAATATCATTCATCTGTTATTTTAATTATTGATCAAACATATGGTGATATGGCAGTCAAATATGGTCAAGCAGATCAATCAGATTTTGATAAAATGCTAGATACAGCAATTGATGAAAATCCTCAAGCAGAAATTTGGATAAAAACTCATCCTGATGTAATCAGTGGTAAAAAACAAGGTTATTTAACAAATTTAAATAAATACAATAAAAGAGTTAAATTAATTATTGAAGATATTAATCCAATTTATTTATTACAGCAGGTTGATAAAGTCTATTGTGTTACCTCTCAAATGGGATTTGAAGCTTTACTTTTAAACAAAAAAGTAGTTACTTTTGGATTACCTTGGTATGCAGGTTGGGGATTAACTGATGATCGGCATAAAAATATCGAAATATTATATAAGCAAAAACGTAGAGCTAAACGTTCTTTAATACACCTCTTTGCTGCTGCTTATTTACAATATAGTCGTTATATCGATCCTAACACAGGAAAAAAAGGATCTATTTTTGATGTAATTAATTATTTAATTAAAGCGAAACAATTAAACCAATTTTTAGCAGGTGATATTTATTGTTTTGGAATGTCGTTATGGAAGCAAGCAATTATCAAACCATACTTTAATTTCCCTGCTTGTAAACTTCATTTTATAAAAGGCATTAAATATTTAAAAACTGAAATAGTTAATTCTAATAGTAAGATCTTAGTTTGGGGAGTAGGTCAAGCAGAAATTATTAATTATGCTAAAAAGCATAATCTACAGATTTTAAGAATAGAAGATGGATTTATTCGTTCAATCGGTTTAGGCTCTAATCTTGTCCCACCTTTGTCTTTAGTAATTGATGATCTTGGTATTTATTTTGATCCAACTCAGCCATCTAGATTAGAATATATTATTCAAAACCATCTCTTTACTGATGAAGATTATATTCGAGGGAATAAATTACTCCAGCAATTATTGAATTATAATATTGGAAAATATAATGTCGGCAATCATCCTTTTATCCTTAATTCAGATAAAAAAATAATTCTAGTTCCCGGACAAGTTGAAGATGATGCGTCTATTCATTTTGGTTCTCCTAAAATCAAAACTAATCTAGATTTATTAAAGCAAGTTCGCAAAGATAATCCTAATGCATATATTCTATATAAACCCCATCCAGATGTATTAACTGGAAATAGAATTGGAAATATTCCTTCTCATTTAGCATTAGAATTTGCTGATCAGATTATAGAAAATAGTAATATTTTAGATTGTATTCAACAAGTCGATGAAGTACATACGATGACTTCTCTAGCTGGTTTTGAGGCTTTATTACGTAATAAAATTGTACACTGTTATGGTTTACCTTTTTATTCTAATTGGGGATTAACTATAGATAAAATTCATTTATCAAGACGACAACGTAAAGTAACCGTTGTTGAATTATTAGTTGCAACTTTAATCTACTATCCTCTTTATTTTAATCCAGAAACCCAACAACTTACTAATGTCGAAACTATTATTTATTACTTACAAAATCAAAAAGAAAAACAAAATCCTAAATTAGATCGTTCTTGGTTTCAAAAACAAGTAACAAAATTAAAATATCTTTATAAAACATTAAGAAATTAA
- a CDS encoding capsule biosynthesis protein, protein MINHNIDELLSSSRKILLLQSPIGYFFTDLSQWLKKHNKIVFKLNFNAGDEYFYPETDDHNNPYTYTGKLTEFDNFLRDFIKKNNIDTFICFGDTRPYHVIAKKLAKKLNITFWVLEEGYFRPHFITLEKEGVNAFSTIPRNKEFYLQFSNLPQSAKPQNVASGFLPAAKLAAKYYHQANKNKNKYPFYKHHRMLNTTYYIKHWIKSGLKKINKKLYTYHFIKDVKKNKFGDFYILPLQVYNDSQVKIHSDFDSVADFLIYVLESFAKNAPKNLTLIVKHHPMDIGFTDYNNIIEKYKILYPHLKHKLYYIYDVPLPILLRKGKGMITLNSTCGISALIHNMPVITLGRANYDFEGLTHQGTLKNFWHKPTKPNKQVFRGFQNYHLNKTQINGSFYNKVILP, encoded by the coding sequence ATGATTAATCATAATATTGATGAACTTTTAAGTTCATCACGGAAAATATTATTATTACAATCACCTATTGGATATTTCTTTACTGACTTATCCCAATGGCTAAAAAAACATAATAAAATAGTATTTAAATTAAACTTTAATGCTGGTGATGAGTATTTTTATCCAGAAACAGATGATCATAATAATCCTTATACATATACAGGAAAATTAACTGAGTTTGATAATTTTTTGCGTGATTTCATAAAGAAAAATAACATTGACACTTTTATTTGTTTCGGGGACACTCGTCCTTATCATGTTATTGCAAAAAAATTAGCAAAGAAATTAAATATAACTTTTTGGGTATTAGAAGAAGGGTATTTTCGTCCTCATTTTATTACTCTTGAAAAAGAGGGAGTTAACGCATTTTCAACCATTCCTAGAAATAAAGAATTTTACCTTCAATTTTCTAATTTACCACAATCAGCTAAACCTCAAAATGTTGCTTCTGGCTTCCTACCAGCCGCTAAACTCGCAGCAAAATACTATCATCAAGCAAATAAAAATAAAAACAAATATCCTTTTTATAAACATCACAGAATGCTTAATACAACATATTATATTAAGCATTGGATAAAATCAGGCTTAAAGAAAATTAATAAAAAATTATATACTTATCATTTTATTAAAGATGTGAAAAAAAATAAATTTGGTGATTTTTATATTCTACCTTTACAGGTATATAATGATTCTCAAGTGAAAATTCACAGTGATTTTGATAGTGTTGCTGATTTCTTAATTTATGTTCTTGAATCTTTTGCTAAAAATGCCCCAAAAAATCTAACATTAATAGTAAAACACCACCCAATGGATATTGGTTTTACTGATTATAATAATATCATTGAAAAATATAAAATTTTATATCCTCATCTAAAACATAAACTATATTATATTTATGACGTACCTTTACCAATTTTACTCCGTAAAGGAAAAGGAATGATTACATTAAATAGTACCTGTGGCATTTCTGCTTTAATTCATAATATGCCAGTAATTACATTAGGAAGAGCAAATTATGATTTTGAAGGTTTAACTCACCAAGGAACACTGAAAAATTTTTGGCATAAGCCAACTAAACCAAATAAACAAGTTTTTAGAGGCTTCCAAAATTACCATTTAAATAAAACTCAAATTAATGGTAGTTTTTATAACAAAGTGATTTTACCTTAA
- a CDS encoding nucleotide sugar dehydrogenase: MNNITVVGIGYVGLSNAVLLAQKNNVTIIDIDSEKVDLINKRRSPIIDKDIIYYLENKPLNLVATVDKNIAYKKADYIIIAVQTNYDPNTNYFDTFSLETVISDIIEINPLALIIIKSTVPVGFTEKIKEKFKANNIIFSPEFLREGKALFDNLYPSRIILGEKSERAKSFSLLLKESALKKDINILFTNNTEAEAIKLFANTYLAMRIAFFNELDTYAMIHKLNTEDIIYGIGLDPRIGNYYNNPSFGYGGYCLPKDTKQLLANYKDVPQNLIQSIVLANRTRQDFIINDILSNNPKKIGVYRLIMKSNSDNFRESSVQYIISQLKLKGIEIVIYEPVLLDDTFNSIPIERDLVKFKFESDLIIANRINIELNDVLYKVYTRDIWNKDS, from the coding sequence ATGAACAATATAACTGTTGTAGGCATTGGGTATGTTGGCTTATCTAATGCAGTTTTATTAGCTCAAAAAAATAATGTAACAATTATAGATATTGATTCTGAAAAGGTTGATTTAATAAATAAAAGAAGATCACCGATCATAGATAAAGATATTATATATTATTTAGAAAATAAACCATTAAATTTAGTAGCTACTGTAGATAAAAATATTGCATATAAAAAAGCAGATTATATTATCATTGCAGTACAAACTAATTATGATCCTAATACAAATTATTTTGATACATTTTCACTTGAAACAGTTATTAGTGATATTATTGAGATTAATCCATTAGCACTTATTATTATTAAATCAACAGTTCCAGTAGGTTTTACTGAAAAAATAAAGGAAAAATTTAAAGCTAATAATATTATTTTTTCTCCAGAATTTTTACGAGAAGGAAAAGCTTTATTTGATAATTTATATCCTAGTAGAATTATACTTGGTGAAAAATCTGAAAGGGCAAAGAGTTTTTCTTTACTACTTAAAGAATCGGCATTGAAAAAAGATATAAATATATTATTTACAAATAATACTGAGGCAGAGGCAATCAAACTATTTGCGAATACTTATTTAGCTATGCGGATAGCTTTTTTTAATGAATTAGACACATATGCTATGATTCATAAATTGAATACTGAAGATATTATATATGGTATAGGTTTAGATCCTAGAATAGGAAATTATTATAATAATCCTTCTTTTGGCTATGGTGGATATTGTTTACCTAAAGATACAAAACAGTTATTAGCAAATTATAAAGATGTTCCACAGAATTTAATTCAATCTATTGTTTTAGCCAATAGAACACGGCAAGATTTTATTATTAATGATATTTTATCAAATAATCCTAAAAAAATAGGTGTATATCGTTTAATTATGAAATCTAATTCTGATAATTTTAGAGAATCTTCTGTTCAGTATATAATTTCTCAATTAAAATTAAAAGGGATAGAAATAGTTATTTATGAACCTGTTTTATTAGATGATACATTTAATTCTATTCCTATCGAAAGGGATTTAGTAAAATTTAAATTCGAGAGTGATTTAATTATAGCGAATAGAATAAATATTGAATTAAATGATGTTTTGTATAAAGTCTATACTAGAGATATTTGGAATAAAGATAGTTGA
- a CDS encoding glycosyltransferase family 2 protein produces MDLFRKANKFFLSKEYNKALELYILIGRLYGINELVEYQISKCREKINGENIVNNSEINSLLIPELYSLVEKTPIDSYQDKLNDSFSYPLVTVIITAHNTQEFIESSINSVLLQSYKNIEIIVIDDYSNDNTYEIATRISSSNSKVKVFRLNSNLGTYYAKNLGIKKAKGEIIFFQDSDDVCHFERIERCVNSLLKNPNCVAVRSGYSRIDLNTHTVITVNDSIYRIGLITLGVYRKVFDDIGFFNCTTKASDDEFFNRIIAYYGREKVSIVDLPLYYNTMRENSLFSDMVKWKDKSSIIQTVSNSRCNYVKEFTVLHKEIDKSKYKEVFYYPRCKDAINVDDDMSKLPNPKLPIYISICSIPSRIKSLEKVIQALNHQCDFFHIYLDGYENIPKFIEKLHHKAKVVICNDKNTSLRDNGKFLLLEELIKENKDGYYFTCDDDIEYPVDYVNTLLERLYKYQEKVVVGSHGVILSNRIKKYFSDDRIVYHFRKSLEKDIPVNILGTGTVAFRVGIFSRFCLSEFKFPGMVDIYFAIECKKNNILQVCIERHNNWLKEYSGISETLYKEFVINDSKQTKLIKDNYPWGYTPILPLLSEVNEFKSLIPKLFFYNR; encoded by the coding sequence ATGGATTTATTTAGAAAAGCAAATAAATTTTTTCTTAGTAAAGAGTATAATAAAGCATTAGAATTATATATCTTAATTGGTCGTTTATATGGTATAAATGAATTAGTTGAATATCAAATATCTAAATGTAGAGAAAAAATTAATGGTGAGAATATAGTTAATAATTCTGAAATTAATTCATTATTAATACCTGAATTATATTCTCTGGTTGAAAAAACACCGATAGATAGCTATCAGGATAAACTGAATGATTCATTTTCTTATCCTTTGGTTACCGTTATAATTACAGCACATAATACTCAAGAATTTATAGAGTCTTCTATAAACTCTGTTTTATTACAGTCATATAAAAATATAGAAATTATTGTTATTGATGATTATAGTAATGATAATACATATGAAATAGCTACTAGAATTTCTAGTTCAAATTCAAAAGTAAAAGTATTTAGATTAAATAGTAATTTAGGTACTTATTATGCAAAAAATTTAGGTATAAAAAAAGCAAAAGGGGAAATTATCTTTTTTCAAGATAGTGATGATGTTTGTCATTTTGAGAGAATAGAACGTTGTGTAAATTCTTTATTGAAAAATCCTAATTGTGTCGCAGTCAGAAGTGGTTATTCAAGAATTGATTTAAATACTCATACTGTAATTACTGTTAATGATTCAATTTATAGAATAGGTTTAATTACTTTGGGAGTATATAGAAAAGTATTTGATGATATTGGTTTTTTTAATTGTACGACTAAGGCATCTGATGATGAGTTTTTTAATAGGATCATTGCTTATTACGGTAGAGAAAAGGTATCAATTGTAGATTTACCTTTATATTATAATACTATGAGAGAGAATTCTTTATTCTCTGATATGGTAAAGTGGAAAGATAAATCTAGTATTATTCAAACTGTTTCTAATAGTAGATGTAATTATGTAAAAGAATTTACAGTTTTACATAAGGAGATAGATAAAAGTAAATATAAAGAAGTTTTTTATTATCCTAGATGTAAAGATGCTATTAATGTCGATGATGATATGTCTAAATTACCAAATCCAAAACTTCCTATCTATATTAGTATTTGTTCAATTCCTTCTAGAATTAAAAGTTTAGAAAAGGTTATTCAGGCATTGAATCATCAATGTGATTTTTTTCATATATATTTAGATGGATATGAAAATATTCCTAAATTTATTGAAAAATTACATCATAAGGCTAAAGTTGTTATTTGTAATGATAAAAATACTTCATTAAGAGATAATGGAAAATTTTTATTATTAGAAGAATTAATAAAAGAAAATAAAGATGGTTACTATTTTACTTGTGATGATGATATAGAATATCCAGTTGATTATGTTAATACATTATTAGAGCGTTTATATAAATATCAAGAAAAGGTAGTTGTGGGTTCTCATGGTGTTATTTTATCGAATAGAATTAAAAAGTATTTTTCAGATGATAGGATAGTTTACCATTTTAGAAAATCACTCGAAAAAGATATACCCGTAAATATTCTAGGCACTGGGACAGTAGCATTTAGAGTTGGGATATTTAGTAGATTTTGTCTTTCAGAATTTAAATTTCCAGGAATGGTAGATATTTATTTTGCTATAGAGTGTAAGAAAAATAATATTTTGCAGGTTTGTATTGAACGTCATAATAATTGGTTAAAAGAATATAGTGGTATTAGTGAAACATTATATAAAGAATTTGTTATTAATGATAGTAAACAAACAAAATTAATAAAAGATAATTATCCTTGGGGATATACACCTATTTTACCTTTATTATCCGAAGTTAATGAGTTTAAAAGTTTAATCCCTAAATTGTTTTTTTATAATAGGTAG
- the secG gene encoding preprotein translocase subunit SecG, which yields MYQILLVIYPVIAVALIAFILVQQGKGADMGASFGSGASGTVFGASGAGNFLTRSTAILAFLFFLISLVIGNLTSHSSAPQGTFDNLTGVAQQVEKTKQETLIKKEDQNKDIPR from the coding sequence ATGTACCAAATTCTTTTAGTTATCTATCCAGTAATTGCAGTTGCTTTAATTGCCTTTATTTTAGTTCAACAAGGTAAAGGTGCAGATATGGGAGCATCTTTCGGTTCTGGTGCATCAGGTACAGTATTTGGTGCCAGTGGTGCAGGTAACTTTCTAACACGTAGTACAGCAATTTTAGCATTTCTCTTTTTTCTAATTAGTTTAGTTATCGGTAACTTGACTTCACATTCTTCAGCACCGCAAGGTACATTTGATAACTTAACAGGTGTTGCCCAACAAGTTGAAAAAACTAAACAAGAAACATTGATTAAAAAAGAAGATCAAAATAAAGATATCCCTCGTTAA